A segment of the Cololabis saira isolate AMF1-May2022 chromosome 3, fColSai1.1, whole genome shotgun sequence genome:
GACGAGGAAGGATGCTGGGACTTATGTGTGCCGAGCCAGTATCCCGGGAAGGCCTGTTTCTAAAGAACTCCCTGTTTCCATTGTTGTCAATGGTttgtgtcttttcttttctttttccaagaGTTTGTAAAATTAATTCTTCGAGTTTTGACTATAATTTTATTATATCAAGAAATAACCTAGAAAAATCTCTCTCCCCAGTTCCTCCTACTGTCCACCTGAAAGAACAAGTGAAAAAAGTGATCGCAGGGCCTCAAACCAACGTAACCCTGTTGTGTTTGGTGGAAGGCATCCCGACACCCACTATCAACTGGACCACGTAAGTCCTGCCGATTTCCCCATCGCAACAATAACTGTGTCATTTAAAGTCGTCAAGACTTGTGGCCAGATCCTCCTAATTACTGAAGAAGATCTATTCTGTACACGAGTGGGTGGAGGACAGTGCCTGTATGTTCAAGAATGAGCTTTCTGCACGTGTCcaagtgtgcatgtgtgcgtgtttgtgtgtgtgtgtgtgtgtgtgtgtgtgtgtgtgtgtgtgtgtgtacaaagcAGAGGCAAAGACATTTCCTTATCAGCAGTTTTAATCCTGTCTTCATGTTGTTTCCCCCTTCCCATTGTTTTaaattcattttcacataaataTCTACTTCAAGACTAAACCATATTTTTCCCATGATTTGCTATTCCCAGGCCGGCGGTCTTTGATACCTCCCGTTACCAGTTCAACTCAGACCTCAGCGAGCTGACTATACAGTCTGTCGTCAGGGAAGACTATGGAGAATACATCTGCACTGCTAGAAACAAAATTGGGGAAGACACCTCCGTCATTATGCTTCACGTCTTTGGTTGGTTTAGTTCTGCATTATGTGGATCTCTTACTTTACACAATTTTTCCTGTATGATAGTGACAACTTGTCTTGATGGAGGACATCTTTCTTCACAGTGGCCCCTGAGGTGTCTGTGTCAGCAGATCAGAAACGTGCGTCAGTGGGTGAACGTGTACTTGTGACCTGTAATGTGTCTGGTCATCCTCAGCCTGAGCTGCACTGGCTCAACAAGCAAAATGGACTCAAACTGGTAAGAATGCAGGAACTTAGAAGACCTGAAAACCCATCTTTGAACAGGGAGTCATCACAAACGCTGAATGTTTGCATTTACAGACAAGATTATGAAGCAGTGATACATGTTGCATGATGCCACTGCTGTGTGCATGTACCGCATCCCAAGCCCTCTATTCTTCTGTACCAGGATTCCACTTCAGGTCGTGTCCGTGTGGTGGATGGCGTGCTGGAGATTGATGAAATAGTGCCCTCTGATGGTGGATTGTACTCCTGCATGGCTGTCAGCTCTTCCAGAAATGCATCGAGGGATGTCGCGATATACAGTAGGAGTTTGCATGATCTGCACTGCAGGACAGAATAGTATGTATGTACTTCACTGATAAACATACCACTGACATTTCTATTTGGTCCACAGCTCAGCCTGGCCCACCTCACTACCTCAACGTCTCTCCAGGACCGGCATCAGTACTCTTCTCACTCAAAACTCTCCCTGTCAGCGGAGGAATGCCAATCACACACTTTTTACTGCAGTGGAAGAAAAATGAGGCAGAACAGTGGAACGAGACTGTCGTCCAGGTTTCAGGTAACACATACATGATTGTTtacataaattaaaagaaaaatacaattcaGTTGCTGATGGTGTGtcttccttgtgtgtgtgtgttttttttcagattcTTTGGCCATCAGCTCTCTCCAGCCATACACAACATACACTGTACGTTTGGCTGCCTTAAATGACATGGGAAAAGGACAGTTCTCAGATGCAAAAAGCGTCAAAACCCGTGGAATTGGTACGTTTTTCAGACTTTAATAAAACccagaaaaacacacatttatgagATGCATCAGTTGGAGATGAAGTGTATGTTTTTATATTGGAAAGAAAGTGTAATTGTCTTATCAATGTTTGTGGTATTAACACAAGAAAAACGTTTGATCTTCACTTATcatcaataaacattttttttcttttttcatttaacattttcatgCCATCCTCATCTGCTGCCTGCTGCTTGACTCTGCTGCTAATAACACCATGTAATCTACTGCCATCCATGCTCAGACGGTAAAGTGCTCAAACTTATTTatagaattaagaaaaaaaatattaccaATAAGTCAAATTAGTTTGGACATATCACAGATCGATCGAGATAAATGTAACAGGTGTTAATTGTTCACATTTACACAATGTGGCTATAAATTCCCCTGTTCCTCTGTGACCTGCAGGTGAACCAGATAAACCAGATCTGTTAACTGGGGAGATGAAAGTTGAGGACAACTCCTTCTCAGTTCCTCTGAAACAGACTGATGAAGGTGGATCCACTCTGCTGCACTACAAACTTCGATTCAGAAAGGTGCGAAATGGAGCAGGCCCGCCTCTCTGTATATTCCCATCATACCGTTTCTCCCTAgtgactttttttaaatttctcacTCTCTACTGAAGAATGAAGAATCTGAGTGGACAGAGATGACGCTGCCCCCTGAGGCTACTTCTGTTGACCTCAAAGACCTTTCCTTTGCTTCGGGCTATCAACTGGAAATCTCGGCGGTCAATGCTAATGGTTCCTCGATGCCTGCCACGTTCGACTTTACCATTGCAGAAATGCCTGGTATGTTGTCTCCCATATCTTGAGCTGTGCACTAGTTAGTCAGATGCTTTGGCTCAGACTATTACCTGGACAGAAACAACTTGGAGTGTGCAGAGTTAGTGAGGCAATAAAACCTTCCTGCTCAAAATGATGTCTGAAATACTTCAAGTTTAAGTAATCTAGGCTTTTTTTCTATCCCCTTGAAGTGAGTTTGACTAAAGGCACTGTGGTTGGCATCGTCATGCTCATCTTCATCGTGGTGTTCTTGGTGGTAGACGCCACCTGCTGCTACAGAAATCGCTGTGGACTTCTCATGACCATTGCTGTGAAACTGTTTGGACAGAAAGTTCCAGGCCTCAAAATGATGGAGGACGGAGATGGAACCGCTAAAGGGTAAGCACCTGCTTAGTAATATTTGTGAGAAAATTGGGTCAAATTTGATTTCGACATCTTAATTCAATTATTGTTGTACATTCTGGATGCAGAGAAGTAAAGATGAAAGGTATATCGACAGCAGGTGATAGTCTGCAGCAGTCCGGGTGTCAGACAGCCGGCAAAGAGGCTGGTCAGCTCTCTGAGGTTACATGCGACAAAGCCTCCCTCACCAAAAATGAGTATGTTGACTCTCCCATGTGCTGCAAATCTACACACATATGCAACTGAGTAgagcctaaaaatattgaaaacaaTTTATAATAATCTGGATTTGTTTCACAGGAAAATGCAACTTCCTCTTGCTGATGCATGAGACAAGAAACTGGTGAAAGAAAATGTACAAACGAGAGATAATGTACTgcagagagaagaagagaagccAAATGATCTGAGCTACTGTGGATGAGGTCAGAATTCCTAACACACTGTAGGAAGCTGACAGATTTGGTCAAAGTGTGTTTAAAAGGGACACATCCAGCCCTGTGTGCAGTTATAGTGAGGGGACCATGAACCTGTGtttggcctttttttcttttattttgcagGGTCATGTTGACGTCTGTGTGATACAGGGCAAAATCACTGCTACTACAGTATGTAATCCTTGAAAAACCTTTTGTGTAAAACTTTTAAAAGGCGCAGTAAATGTTTACTTACTGTATTTCTGGGTTccactgttttccttttttcatcgaTACCAACTTTGTATCCTCACTGCATTGCGGcagctctttttttaattatgtcagtgatttaacatatttttattatacGACTCTGAAGCTCATTGTAAAGTAATATGTGTTGATATTTATTTGTTCACTTAATTCTACAAGTGTTGGTTATTGTAAGGGGGTTTGAAATTAATCTGATTTAAATTGTGATTTTGTAGCTAGCTCTGCTGTTTACTTTTTTAAGGAAAACATTTAGGATGGTTAACGCAGGCCGTTTAAATGACCAGtggcaataccacttctgaccacacggggcAGCATATTATAAGAACCCAGTAAATCTTTttgcccccgtgtggtcagaagtTGTATTGCTACACAGAGTGACTAAAAGTACCTATGATAATAGTTATTGTGTaaaatacatttacttacaGTCAAATATAAgttattttgtatttaaacCTGAATCATCAGTCAGCAAATCAGTACATTACAGCTGATCTGTGAACAAACAGCATGTTTGCAGATTCCGAAACGACAGTATATCAATGAAGTATTTTGACTTTGTTGTAATTCTTTATTTTACCACTGTACAAGGTTATGCATACACATGTTGCATTTTTCACAACTATGTTGGATACATTTGTAAAACAGCTTCATGTCTTTTCATTTTGCTCACCACATGAATGTGTTTAGTCATGTAGCTCTGACAAACAGTAAAACCATGAATACAGACTGTGTGTCTTGTTGTTCTAGTGGATAAGCACGGACTAAAAAAGGGCAATAACTATTTAATTAAACTTAACAAAGATTAGATTTATGCACTTTCATTTTTCATAAACTAGAATCACATACATTTCTTGTCACACTGCCTTAAAAGTTTCAGTCCACTTGTGCTGATTcaaaaaaacatgtgtttaAACCTATTATACAAATGTTTGACTGGTCATAAACAGGGTGATAGAGGAGGAAAAGTGTTAAATATTATCTAAATTAGTgtttcatttatatattttgatatataacaGTGAGACTCTTCATTCCCAGCACAGTGATCACGATGTCTTTGGAAGCGAATTTCCCCAGGAAATAACAGCTCAATTTAACGTCTTTTTTGTCCTGAAACAAAACTTTGTATctgtttataaaaaaaggataaacagcGGTTTCAGTTTATTCCTGATGTTTGAAGAGTttaaaatagataaaacaaGTCCTATAAACAGCTGCCAACTGACAAACAGGACATGCTGTGCACAAGCGGTGCGAAAACATTGTGAGAAGACAGTTTCAAGACAGTCATGCAGCGCTCACATCCATGAACAAATGGGTTTAAAAAGAGGATGGGGAAACTCGAAAAAGGCAGCAAAGATACAAagtgaaactacaaattttCCCTGAGTCATTGTGATTCACCAACGGACAATGACTTCTAACACTTTCAACTTGGTCAATGACGTATAAAAAAGGCCTTTTATTCCCAAGAAAACTTTAAACGGCCCAGCTTCCAAAGCGATGTATCTTCAGGCGGTATTAGAATACCACTGAATGCACAATTCCTTTCAGGCAGCGTGTTTCTTTAAGGTTCGCCAGCCACAAAAGTGAATTAGTTATTAGTTCATTTCAGTGTAATTGAACAGCCTACCACAAGGCAGCGTACTGGCCCCTCTCCTCTTTAACATCTACACCAATTACCAACCACTCCCCCCACAATGCCGCCGTTTCATCTATGCTGATGACCTCTGCATCACCACCCAACAAGAGAGTTTCCACAAAACCGAATCCGTCCTGGAAAATGCCTTCCAAGAGATGTCCACCTACTACAATAACATCCACCTGAAACCCAACCCATCAAAAACCCAGCTATGTAGCTTCCATCTGAAAAACCGAGACGCAGGGAAAGAACTGAGCATCTCATGGGATGGCCACAAACTCCTGAACCATCCCCAACCTGTGTACCTTGGAGTCACACTCGACAGGACACTCTCTTTCAAAACCCACCTTCAGAACACCAAAGCCAAGGTCAACACCCGCAATAACATCCTGCGCAAACAGGTCAACTCAAAACGGGGCGCTGATCCACCAACCATCCGCACAACAGCCCTAGCCCTGTGCTTCTCCACAGCTGAGTATGCCTGCTGAGTATGCCTGCTCAAGCTGGAGCCGTTTCCACCACACCAAACTGGTAGACACGGCCCTCAACGACACCTGCCGCATCATCACGGGCTGTACAAAGACAACGCCAGTCCCGTGCCTCTATGCACTGGCCAGCATTGCCCCCCCTCACATCAGACGTTCCGTCGCCCAAGATGAGCGGAGAGCAAAGGAGTCTGACATGAGGCACCCCCTGTACGGACACACAGCACCCCTATCTAGACTGAAATCCAGGGCCAGTTTCCTGCATACAGTCCCTCCTCTCCAGTCCACCAAGGAAACGGCAAGGATCAATATCTGGAGGGCTGAATGGCACCAACTCAACACCCGAGCCCAAGAATGGATGGTGAGAGGAATAACACCAACTGAACACCTCGCCAGCGGACACGACCTCCCATGGCCGACCTGGAAGACCCTTAACAGACTGCGGGTGGAGCAGGGGAGGTGCAAAGCACTGCTAAAGACATGGAACTACCACACAGAGGACACGTGTGGCTGTGGAGCAGTACAGACAATGTCCCACCTGCTGGAATGTGGCGACGCCCCCCAGTGCAGCCCCCAGGACCTGGCTGAACCGACTCCATCAGCTGTGTCCTGCGCTAGATACTGGCAAAAAGACATCTGAAGATTGCAAAGGACTCGAAGAAGAAGTGTAATTGAATTGAAGGGAATTACCTTAAACTCACAAAAACTGATTTAAATTCAGTTAAATGCATAGAAATAACCAAAAACAGTTGCGATTGcaatgaagaagaagaattctGTCGCATAGAGGATGTGCAGTGTTGTCCTTTATGCTTCGTAACATATACATTGTTCTGCTGCAGATCAGCTGCATGGATCAGCCCCAGAGGCTCCAGAGCAGTGCCCAGCACAGAGCCAGCCTTCTTTGCCAGTTTTAACTGTTTCTTTGAGTCACTGCTGCTGCCCCATCAGAAAACAAATAACCCTCTCCATCACAGACTTATAGATGATATgc
Coding sequences within it:
- the ncam3 gene encoding neural cell adhesion molecule 1 — encoded protein: MLNLLALVLRAALLLHLLMRSTDAKMEIISSKQDFQVGEEILLLCKAGGEGDIMWRKDGNDIEDEEIVVKVDEATSKLIIKKATMGDTGQYTCHCDFDAGHQDHISTSVFVYDGPSFGDNTNYHEFLEGTDGHVPCLATGKPRVDVKWYRHKEEIASNGMRIHTMSDNTLSIEKVTRKDAGTYVCRASIPGRPVSKELPVSIVVNVPPTVHLKEQVKKVIAGPQTNVTLLCLVEGIPTPTINWTTPAVFDTSRYQFNSDLSELTIQSVVREDYGEYICTARNKIGEDTSVIMLHVFVAPEVSVSADQKRASVGERVLVTCNVSGHPQPELHWLNKQNGLKLDSTSGRVRVVDGVLEIDEIVPSDGGLYSCMAVSSSRNASRDVAIYTQPGPPHYLNVSPGPASVLFSLKTLPVSGGMPITHFLLQWKKNEAEQWNETVVQVSDSLAISSLQPYTTYTVRLAALNDMGKGQFSDAKSVKTRGIGEPDKPDLLTGEMKVEDNSFSVPLKQTDEGGSTLLHYKLRFRKNEESEWTEMTLPPEATSVDLKDLSFASGYQLEISAVNANGSSMPATFDFTIAEMPVSLTKGTVVGIVMLIFIVVFLVVDATCCYRNRCGLLMTIAVKLFGQKVPGLKMMEDGDGTAKGEVKMKGISTAGDSLQQSGCQTAGKEAGQLSEVTCDKASLTKNEKMQLPLADA